DNA sequence from the Methanomassiliicoccales archaeon genome:
GAAAGCGTCACATACCACCACCTCATCATCACGCTCTTTGCGTAAATTAGAGGCCAAATAGAGAAGACCGAGCGGAGGCCATTTCTCGGTCGTCCTCCCCGGAGGGGTGGACAACAGCACTTTCACTCTCTATCCTCCATAAGGTGAAGATGCTGCACAATCCCATCAATCTTCTCCCTCGACAGCTCATCGACCTTTATCTTCACCTTTCTCACCGCCTCCATTACTGCCTGAGGTTGGGTAAACATGGGCATGTGACCTGTGCGCTTCAGGAGGATGAGCTCAGATCCTTTCACCTCTTGGTGAAGACGAAGGCTTTGCCCTTCTGGAGGCACAATTCGATCATCCTCTCCCACTACCAATACCAAAGGCACTTTGATATCGCTGTATCTTGTCTCAATCGCACTCAGGGTGGCAATGAGACACTTTAAATCTTCGGCCTCAGCCTTGAGAGAGCTGGGTCGAAGGGCCAGGGCGAGACCTACTTGCCGATATTGATGCGGCGCGGCATCAGGGGCGAAGGTGAACCTTAACAGTCTCTGCCCCAATAATCTTCCTACTGGCAATATGAGAGTCCAGATCAAAAAAGTACCGAGTAGCCTTCTATTCAAAGCGTTGAATATGCTTATGACTGGCACTTGATCGCCTTCAAAGCAATGGACCACCCCCGATAAGAGCACCACCCCTGAGATATCCTGCGGACATCTGATGGCTAAATCCAAAACAACCGCAGCAGCTGAGGAATGACCCACCAAGATGGGCCTGTTCACTCCTAGCTGCTTCCATGCCTCTTTGATCAATTCCCCCTGCCAAGAGCAAGTGTCTCTCCCCCAAAAGATTCTTGGCGTGTGGCCATGGCCGGGCCTGTCTATGGCTATAACTCTGAATTCTTTAGCGAGAGCGTCCATTATGGACAGCTTGTAATCATAGAGGGAGCCGTTGCTGCCATGAAGCATGATCACGGGTGCTCCCTCACCTCTCTCGCAGTAGTGAACCTTTCCCCATTTGGTCTGCACGAAAGCACATGGTGGGGGCATAGCGCGCTTATTCAATGCCAGCACGAGACAAGAGAGAAGGAAAAGAATCCCAAAGATAATTGGCAAACTGAATAACACCCAAAGAAGGTTCACAGAGAGGGCAAGGTAATGAAGGCATTTCAATCTGCCCTCGTGAAATCGCCAAGTTTATTAGCCAAAGAATGCAAATCTATGCGAATTCGTGTATGTGATTAGTCTTAAGGGGTGTATTCTTGCAGCTTCATAGGATAGAGTCGGAGGGACTGGCTCACTTTTCGTATTTGTTGATTGATGGGACAGATGCCTTGGTAGTGGATCCACGCAGGGATGTGGATGTGTATCTTGAGTTAGCTGCGAAGGAAGAAGCGCGAATTACCCGCGTCCTAGAGACGCACCGTAACGAGGATTATGTGATTGGCTCCATGGAGCTC
Encoded proteins:
- a CDS encoding alpha/beta hydrolase, which produces MNLLWVLFSLPIIFGILFLLSCLVLALNKRAMPPPCAFVQTKWGKVHYCERGEGAPVIMLHGSNGSLYDYKLSIMDALAKEFRVIAIDRPGHGHTPRIFWGRDTCSWQGELIKEAWKQLGVNRPILVGHSSAAAVVLDLAIRCPQDISGVVLLSGVVHCFEGDQVPVISIFNALNRRLLGTFLIWTLILPVGRLLGQRLLRFTFAPDAAPHQYRQVGLALALRPSSLKAEAEDLKCLIATLSAIETRYSDIKVPLVLVVGEDDRIVPPEGQSLRLHQEVKGSELILLKRTGHMPMFTQPQAVMEAVRKVKIKVDELSREKIDGIVQHLHLMEDRE